From a region of the Vanrija pseudolonga chromosome 2, complete sequence genome:
- the dph4 gene encoding DPH4, with protein MAQTQPDYYAVLGVARDAPDSEITQAWRRLVLVSHPDKQQAAGKSASPEPSNDIVLINEARAVLSDPAKRAAFDAQYEAPRPPPAAGPRIREHVSLEVFTPHPVDEPEKYTHPCRCGHEYVVTIDDLEAGVDVLGCPGCGEYIVVEYEEVEE; from the exons ATGGCGCAGACCCAGCCAGACTACtacgccgtgctcggcgtggccCGTGACGCGCCAGACTCGGAGATCACACAGGCCTGGCGacggctcgtcctcgtc AGCCACCCGGACAAGCAACAGGCAGCAGGCAAATCCGCATCCCCAGAGCCAAGTAATGACATTGTTCTCATTaacgaggcgcgcgccgtgctctcGGACCCGGCAAAGCGCGCGGCCTTCGACGCGCAGTACGAGGCGCCCAGGCCACCTCCTGCCGCCGGGCCACGGATACGGGAGCATGTCTCGCTCGAGGTCTTTACTCCTCACCCCGTGGACGAGCCGGAAAAGTACACGCACCCCTGTCGCTGTGGACACGAGTACGTCGTTAccatcgacgacctcgaggccggggtcgacgtgctcggATGTCCCGGGTGCGGAGAGTACATTGTCGTCGAGtacgaggaggtcgaggagtAG
- the H4.1_0 gene encoding Histone H4 has product MSGRGKGGKGLGKGGAKRHRKVLRDNIQGITKPAIRRLARRGGVKRISGLIYEETRGVLKIFLENVIRDSVTYTEHAKRKTVTSLDVVYALKRQGRTLYGFGA; this is encoded by the exons ATGTCCGGTCGTGGAAAGG gcggcaagggcctcggcaagggcggcgctAAGCGTCACCGCAAGGTGCTGCGCGACAACATCCA GGGCATCACCAAGCCCGCCATccgccgtctcgcgcgccgtggtggtgtcaAGCGTATCTCGGGTCTCATCTACGAGGAGACGCGTGGTGTTCTCAAGATCTTC ctcgagaACGTCATCCGCGACTCGGTCACCTACACCGAGCACGCCAAGCGCAAGACCGTCACCTCGCTTGACGTCGTGTACGCCCTCAAGCGCCAGGGCCGTACCCTCTACGGTTTCGGCGCGTAA
- the rpmI gene encoding 50S ribosomal protein L35: MFLSGLFSPLSRAAFAPAGPSRAFSATATAQLMKTHKGAAKRFKKTASGLSQCGKQHLNTGFSASRINRLQKATYATKSQSKTLSRLLPYA; encoded by the exons ATGTTCCTCAGCGGCCTCTTCTCGCCgctctcgcgcgcggcgttcgcCCCGGCCGGCCCATCACGTGCATTCTCCGCCACGGCGACCGCGCAGCTGATGAAGACGCACAAGGGCGCCGCGAAGCGCTTCAAGAAGACGGCGTCGGGCTTG TCGCAGTGCGGAAAGCAGCACCTCAACACGGGCTTCTCGGCGTCCCGCATCAACCGCCTCCAGAAGGCGACGTACGCAACAAAGTCGCAG TCCAAGACGCTCAGCAGGTTACTCCCGTACGCTTAG
- the RPN10 gene encoding 26S proteasome non-ATPase regulatory subunit 4, which produces MPLESCMLVLDNSEYMRNGDYTPTRFLAQSQAVSTVFSAKTDSNPESAVGLMTMAGKSPSLLVTPTNDIGKLLSALNKATIGGVSDLITSIQVAQLALKHRENKNQRQRVVVFVGSPIDDTKEELVKLGKRLRKNNVLIDIVTFGDEGMANDEKLGALVEAAGDGESHLVSVPPGPHLLSDVIQQSPILFDPERAGASGSGGGGGGDLGVDDFDPSSDPELAMALRMSLQEEQERQARGRGEAPAVSSNTAVDVGAIPQDIAAPANPEAGHAAGFTEAITAPLSNANDPTVAEAAGDDDEYLDEDDEEEALLARAMALSRGDNPDDHDILMAEDEEDEDEEAAIARAIAMSLEDSQKEDKDKK; this is translated from the exons ATGCCGCTCGAATCGTGCATGCTAGT GCTCGACAACTCCGAGTACATGCG CAATGGTGACTACACACCAACGCGTTTCCTCGCCCAGTCGCAGGCCGTCTCGACCGTCTTCTCGGCCAAGACTGACTCGAACCCCGAGTCGGCAGTCGGCCTCATGACCATGGCTGGCAAGTC GCCTTCCCTCCTCGTGACGCCCACCAACGACATTGGCAAgctgctctcggcgctcaaCAAGGCCACGATCGGCGGTGTTTCAGACCTGATCACGTCGATCCaggtcgcccagctcgcccttAAGCACCGCGAGAACAAgaaccagcgccagcgcgtcgtcgtgttcgTCGGCTCGCCCATTGACGACACGAAGGAGGAGCTtgtcaagctcggcaagcgcTTGCGCAAGAACAACGTGCTCATCGACATTGTCACGTTTGGAGACGAGGGTATGGCCAACGACGagaagctcggcgcgctcgtcgaggctgccggcgacggcgagtc ccacCTCGTTTCGGTCCCACCAGGACCCCACCTTCTCTCCGACGTGATCCAGCAGTCGCCTATTCTGTTCGACCCCGAGCGTGCCGGAGcgtcgggcagcggcggtggcggcggcggcgaccttggcgtggacgactttgaccccTCGAgcgaccccgagctcgccatgGCCCTGCGCATGTCATtgcaggaggagcaggagagGCAGGCGCGTGGACGCGGCGAGGCTCCGGCCGTCAGCTCAAATACtgctgtcgacgtcggcgctaTCCCTCAGGACATTGCCGCGCCCGCCAACCCCGAAGCAGGACACGCTGCGGGCTTCACCGAGGCCATCACGGCGCCTCTGTCCAATGCCAACGACCCAACAGTAGCCGAGGCTGctggcgacgatgacgagtacctcgacgaggatgacgaggaggaggcgctcctcgcccgcgcgaTGGCACTGTCTCGCGGCGACAAccccgacgaccacgacattCTcatggccgaggacgaggaggacgaggacgaggaggctgcTATCGCGCGCGCTATCGCCATGAGCCTCGAGGACTCGCAGAAGGAagacaaggacaagaagtAG